caccccgacccgcagcccccccagccctgcctgtgccccacaccccgacccccccagcccccccagccctgcctgtgccccacaccccgacccgcaacccccccagccctgcctgtgccccacaccccgacccgcagcccccccagccctgcctgtacccctcaccccgacccgcaacccccccagccctgcctgtacccctcaccccgacccgcaccccccccagccctgcctgtgccccacaacccgacccgcagcccccccagccctgcctgtgcccctcaccccgacccgcaacccccccagccctgcctgtgcccctcaccccgacccgcagcccccccagccctgcctgtgccccacaccccgacccgcagcccccccagccctgcctgtgcccctcaccccgacccgcaacccccccagccctgccctgccccacaccccgacccgcagccccccagccctgcctgtgccccacaccccgacccgcaaccccccccagccctgcctgtgcccctcaccccgacccccccagccccccccagccctgcctgtgcccctcaccccgacccgcagccccccccccagccctgccggtgccccacaccccacccccccagccctgcctgtgccccacaccccgacccgcaacccccccagccctgcctgtgcccctcaccccgacccgcagcccccccagccctgcctgtgcccctcaccccgacccgcaacccccccagccctgtctgtgcccctcaccccgacccgcaacccccccagccctgcctgtgcccctcaccccgacccgcagcccccccagccctgcctgtgcccctcaccccgacccgcagcccccagccctgccggtgccccacaccccgacccgcaacccccccagccctgcctgtgccccttaccccgacccgcaaccccccagccctgccggtgcccctcaccccgacccgcagcaaccccacccctgcctgtgcccctcaccccgacccgcaactccccccgccctgcctgtgccgctcactcccgacccgcaacccccccccagccctgcctgtgcccctcaccctgaCCTgcaaccccccagccctgcctgtgcccctcaccccgacccgcagcccccccagccctgcctgtgcccctcaccccgacccccccagccctgcctgtgcccctcacccgacccgcagccccccccgccctgcctgtgcccctcaccccgacccccccagccctgcctgtgcccctcaccccgacccccccagcccccccagccctgcctgtgcccctcaccccgacccgcagccccccccagccctgcctgtgcccctcaccccgacccgcaaccccccacccctgcctgtgcccctcaccccgaccagagccccccaccctgtctgtgcccctcaccccgacccgcaccccccctgcctgtgcccctcaccccgacccgcaacccccagccctgcggtgcccctcactcccgacccgcaacccccccagccctgcctgccctcacccgacccgcaacccccccagccctgtcggtgcccccaccccaacccgcagcccccaccctgcctgtgcccctcacccccgacccgcagcccctcccgATTCAGTATGAATCTGGCTCTGATCCAGTTTTCACTCTGTCTTCTCTTGCTCCGTCATTCCAGGCCAGCGCCGACACTCGTATTCCGGGGAGTTCGGCTTGGCCTCAGGGACCCTGTTTTCCTACTCGGGGTCGGACTGATGGGGCCGCATCACGGCTTTCGAGATCTGGGAGCATTGTAACAGCTACATCAGTGGGTGCGTGGcggggagagatggagggagggcCAGTGGGTTTGGGGGCAGCGAGGTGAGAGAGGGATGGGAGAGGTCTGTGGGTTTGCGGGGAGTGGCATTGGGGCAGGGTCAGTGGgtttggggggcagtcaggggagagagagatggggagggtCAGCGGGTTTGGGGGGCAGCGAGGGGAAGAGCGATTGGGGGTGGGTCGGTGGGTTTGGGGAccagtgaggggagagagggattGGGGGGAGGGTCGGTGGCCTTGGGGGGCCCTACCCAGATCTTGGGGGGctgctctcaccccctcccccccacccccacccacccagctccagctccagttcGGGCCAGATGGGGTGAGGTGTCAGGCCAAGACCCGGGCACAGCTCGAGGTGAACCCTGCTCCCCCGCGAGCGGATCACGCAGATCTCGGGCAAACACTACACCTACGTTTTCCAGCTCATCATCTCCACCAACAAGAGGCGCATCTTCTTCTTCGGCCAGCCGTACGGCAACTTCAACGCCATCCCTCTGTCCCACACCGAGTACCTGGCCTTCCTCACCGGGCACTACAGCGGGGGGTCCCTCACGGGCATCGCCATGCACTGGGCTGAACCGAGGAAGCGGGAGTGAGAACGCCCCAGCGGGATACCAGTGGCAGGGAGTTCCCCAGGCTAAGGGCAGCTTTTCTCCATTTACCCTTCTTACCTTCAAGTCCAGAGATCGTGAAGCCAATTCCTTACTAGAAGTAGCAGTTGATGAATTAGCAGTGAGGGAGAGGGATTGGGGGAAGGGTTGGTGggtttgggggcagtgaggggagagGGATTGGGGGGGtggtgggtttggggggcagcGAGGGGAGAGGGATTGGAAGGGTCACTgggtttggggggcagtgaggggagagagggattggggggagggtcggtgggtttggggggcagcGAGGGGAGAGAGGGATTGGGGGAGGGTCGTGGGTTTGGGGGACAGCGAGGGGAGAGAGGGATTGGGGAGGGTCggtgggtttggggggcagcGAGGGAGAGAGGGATTGGGGAGGGGTCGGTGGGTTGGAGGGGAGCGAGGGGAGAGAGGGTTATATGATCTCATGAAATTAACAAGCAGCAAAATCAAGTGGCAGGAGTTCCGCAGGCTAACCCCTATCGCAGTGTGTTTACCTCCTTGTACCCTCCCCTTAGGGCACTGTGATACCAGTGCTTTGCCATAATTAGTTGCTGATTAATTGCAGCCTGTTTGGGCTAGCGAGGTGCTAATTAAAACCCTAAAGCATGAAACGCTGCTCTCCGGTGTCTTGGATTCTCAGCTGTCTGTAGTTGGGAGCTGTTCATTCTGTCAGGCATGACAGACGCCCTGTGTTCTCCGTACCCCAAAGGAAGTGGGGGCACTGAGGGGGGGCCTGGCCAACCCAAACAAGCTGAGTAacagctggcagctgggagcAGTTTCTCAGAACAAGGAGGTGAAGAAGTTGGGTTAATAGATAACAAAACAACACAATCCCCCCCTCTGCTGGCAAATAACCTAGGAACTGCCCAGGGAACTAGGgactgccccagcctggaattCCTAAGTGCCGAGTAATCACTGGCCTGGGCCCCGAAAAGGCCAGAGATTTGGCTGACAATCCTGAGATTTGGTTACTAatcaggagatttttttaaatgttctttttatttgcctgctgGGTTGTGTGAGGGCTGGAGTCACCTAAAAGAATTCAGGATTTACTCCAGGGGAGCTGAGATCAGAAACTGGCCCCAGTGTCAATGGggtcagggcctgattctggtctcagttcCCCCGGTCTCCTGCATCCCTAATCTCACCCCCCCGATGCCAACATGAGgtgggacccaggtgtcctgcaccccaatctccctCCCCAGAAGACCAAGGTGAAGTGGGGCCCAGGCATCCAGCACCCCTAATCTCCCTCCCCAGAGGGCCAAGGTGAAGTGGGGCCCAGGCATCCTGCACCCCTATCTctgtcccccaacacacacacacttttggggCAGGGTTGGCTTTTTTGGCTGGACTGTTTTCTGGGACTCTTTCCCCGATTCCCAGGACTGCGTTACACACCCCGAGGCTCCATACGGCGACACAGCCAGGCTCGGCAGGAGGCAGTGCCCAGCGTCATACACTTGGACAGAGAATATCAAGGTTTATTTGGATCCATTTCCTTGTTCACCGCTGCGGGGTGGGGGCCACACGGGGGCCAGACACT
This DNA window, taken from Dermochelys coriacea isolate rDerCor1 chromosome 6, rDerCor1.pri.v4, whole genome shotgun sequence, encodes the following:
- the ZG16 gene encoding LOW QUALITY PROTEIN: zymogen granule membrane protein 16 (The sequence of the model RefSeq protein was modified relative to this genomic sequence to represent the inferred CDS: substituted 1 base at 1 genomic stop codon), which encodes MDKHQPGSGQESQRRHSYSGEFGLASGTLFSYSGSDXWGRITAFEIWEHCNSYISGCVAGRDGGRASGFGGSETLLPRERITQISGKHYTYVFQLIISTNKRRIFFFGQPYGNFNAIPLSHTEYLAFLTGHYSGGSLTGIAMHWAEPRKRE